The genomic DNA TGATGCTCCCCACAGCGTCAATCTCATCGATGAATACTATTGATGGTGCCTTATCTCTTGCCATCTGGAATATATCCCGCACGAGCTGCGCACCCTCTCCGATGAACTTGTGGACCAGCTCGCTTCCCGACATGTGTATGAACGTTGCCCTGGCATGGTGCGCAACAGCCTTGGCGAGGAGCGTTTTCCCTGTGCCGGGGAGCCCGTAGAGGAGGACTCCTCTGGGCGGCTCTATTCCTATGCTGCTGAAGAGCTCCGGCCTTGTCAGCGGAAGCTCAACTGTCTCGCGTATCTCCTGTATCTGAGAGTCGAGACCTCCAACATCATCATACGTCACATTCGGAGCCTCTATCAGCTCCATCATCTTCGCCCTAGCATCCACAGATCTCTCCAGGAGCCTCACTATCGTCAGGGAGTTGTTTATTGCAACCCTGCTGTTCGGCTGCAGCTTCTCCATTATCTCCGGAGGAGCTGTGGTTATGAACTCCTGGTTGTTCCCATGCTGTCTGAGCATGACGTAGTCGTCGCCCACCTCTATCACTGTGGCCAGAAACAGCGGCATGCGCCTCAGCAGAGCGTTCTCCTTCTTAAGACGCTCAAGCTCGCGCAGATACTTCTTGTTGGATATGAGAGACTCGAAGAGCTTCGCTCTGGCCTCCTCGCGCTCCATGCGGAGGGCCTCGGCCTCCTCAGCCAGTGCCCTGTTCTCCCTCTCGAGCGCTGCGATCCTCTTGGTGAACGACTCGATCAGGCTTTCCTGATCCGTCATAGCTGACGATTCACTCATAGTAACGCCTTCGATCTTCAACGATATAAACTCATGCATCCACGCCCAGGATACATTCCGCGAATTTCGTATCGCTCTTATCCATATAATGACTTTCCTGGAAAGACAATGTCCCTGGCAGGCGTTCTTGGAGAATGAATGAGTGCTTCCAGCAACCGGACTACATGTCCTCTAAGTTGCTGAACACACAAGAGCGTTTCATATTTAACATTGATAGAGTTCCGCTCTCATTCCCTGCTGAAAAACAGCGTACTTCTGCCCTTCGACCAGCCTCAACCGTGTAGGGTGGTCTCGACGAGTGGCCAAATGCTCTCCACCACAGCAGCGTTAGAGGCACATATTAGAGGTACATTGGTATGAAAATGGTTCCCGCAAAGGTCCATTTTCATCCACATGGGTGACTTTGGGTCATGGGTGTTTTTTCAGCATTTCGTGTGACATCCGGTGCAGCCATAGAGGACCTGTCAGGATATATAGCCGTGGCCGGAAATCTGGATCTTCTCCTCTTCTATACATCATAAACACCTAATCCTTATTCGGACACGTCCACCATAGATATAAGTGCATTCAAGATCCATGCTTTCTAGATGGTAGAACATCTAGCCGAGATGGCCAAGGCCCTGGTGCGGATCAGGGACGGGAAGCCTGAGGTCCTGACGTCTCCATTGATCAGGTTCTGCCCTCTCAGGAGGGATCTATATGGGATCGACGAGGAGAGCCGCGAGACTGTGGAAGAGGTGATCCGAAGCCACATCGAGGATCTTGGCATGTACAGCTCACAGCGGGTTCTCGAGCTTGCAGAAGATCCGGTGAGCTTCGGCGCCTCGGAGATCCTCATGGATGGTATGGCAGAGGGGCTGGTGGACGCTGCAGTGCTTGTCTGTGATGGCGCCGGCACCGTTGTCATAACCAGGCCGGATGTTCTGCAGGCAATCGGAGCGCACATGACAGGGCTCATCAAGACTGAGCCAATAGCGGAGATCCAGGATGGTCTGGAGCAGAAGGGATGCATCCTTATCGATCGTCACGCGACTATCGATCAGATCAGAGGTTTCGTGACAGCGATCGATGCGGGTTTTGAGCGGGTTGCTGTGACCCTGGCAGGGAGCATGTCCTCTGATGCCAGAGATCTCCGTGCGATAGGTGCAAGATCCGGAAGAAGGCCTTTCATCCTAGCGGTGCACACCACCGGCATAAGCAGTGACGAGGCTGCGGCTCTGGCGGAGACATGCGATATCATCTGGTCCTGCGCATCCAGGGCCGTAAGGGAGGTCGTGGGAGAGAGGGCAGTGCTCCAGATAGGCGTATCGATACCAGTATTCGCCATGACCCAGGAGGGAAAGCGGCTCGTCCTGAACAGAGCGCTGCACTTCAAAGGCGCACTTGTGATCCACAGATCGAGCCTGCCACATCTGCATGCAAATCGTCAGCCGAGACCACTGATCTAGTCAGGAATTGTGCATGATTCTCCGTCTGTATCTGAATCCAACGCTATTATCCAGCGGACAACCTGCATGCAGAGACATCGGTCCGGCAGCGAGCTCCTGACAGATGAATGGGTGCTTCAAGCCGAGGTGCGGAGCCTCCAACCTGCTGAATACAAAAGCGATAACGCTCCGCATTTTGACCGATCCCCAGTGGCTCTGGTGCGAAGGTTCATATCTGCAGGCTCATAGCGTAATGATGTGCTGATCAACAAGATGCTCAATCTCGGAGAGGAGGACTGTGTCTTCCTTGCAGAGGAATCCCTGGAGGATCTCCTCTGGCTGCCGGTCACCAGAAATATCGTGGCTGAGGCGAGTGATTTCGATCGCGCTGTTGCTGTAAACGAGAGATCTCTTGCGCTGTACTCAGAGGCTCAAGACCTATGGATTCTCCTGACAGATCTGTACTCAGAGAGCAGGCCGGTGATGGATCTCATCAAACGCATGGATTGCGAGAGGGTCGATTTAAATGCGGACGCCCTCTTCCAGGCGATCGTGGAGTGCCTCTCGGTATCGCTGATGGAGGGCGTATTCTGCGATAACTGCGAGGAGAG from Methanothrix thermoacetophila PT includes the following:
- a CDS encoding methanogenesis marker 8 protein; this translates as MVEHLAEMAKALVRIRDGKPEVLTSPLIRFCPLRRDLYGIDEESRETVEEVIRSHIEDLGMYSSQRVLELAEDPVSFGASEILMDGMAEGLVDAAVLVCDGAGTVVITRPDVLQAIGAHMTGLIKTEPIAEIQDGLEQKGCILIDRHATIDQIRGFVTAIDAGFERVAVTLAGSMSSDARDLRAIGARSGRRPFILAVHTTGISSDEAAALAETCDIIWSCASRAVREVVGERAVLQIGVSIPVFAMTQEGKRLVLNRALHFKGALVIHRSSLPHLHANRQPRPLI
- a CDS encoding proteasome-activating nucleotidase, with amino-acid sequence MSESSAMTDQESLIESFTKRIAALERENRALAEEAEALRMEREEARAKLFESLISNKKYLRELERLKKENALLRRMPLFLATVIEVGDDYVMLRQHGNNQEFITTAPPEIMEKLQPNSRVAINNSLTIVRLLERSVDARAKMMELIEAPNVTYDDVGGLDSQIQEIRETVELPLTRPELFSSIGIEPPRGVLLYGLPGTGKTLLAKAVAHHARATFIHMSGSELVHKFIGEGAQLVRDIFQMARDKAPSIVFIDEIDAVGSIRTHDGTTGSAEVNRTMMQLLAEMDGFRERGDVKIIAATNRIDILDPALLRPGRFDRIIEIPMPNEVARLKILEIHTKKMKLAGDVDLSSIAKQTEGASGAELKAIAVEAGMNAIRREATVVTMEDFRQAVKKVLGEEEKADESLRMFY